One Aquificaceae bacterium genomic window carries:
- a CDS encoding cold-shock protein, which produces MPLTGTVKWFSKEKGYGFITRDDNQGDVFVHFSAIQQRGFKTLEQGQRVEFEVEQDTKGLRAKNVRVLS; this is translated from the coding sequence ATGCCACTTACAGGCACAGTCAAATGGTTTAGCAAGGAAAAGGGTTATGGCTTTATAACCCGAGATGACAATCAAGGGGATGTGTTTGTTCACTTCTCCGCCATACAGCAAAGAGGCTTTAAAACCCTTGAGCAAGGACAAAGGGTTGAGTTTGAAGTGGAACAGGATACAAAGGGCTTAAGGGCAAAGAACGTAAGAGTTTTGTCTTAA
- the tatA gene encoding twin-arginine translocase TatA/TatE family subunit, whose protein sequence is MHFPLPWQIVLILLVILVIFGASKLPEFGKGLGEGIRNFKKALSGETEEEKKPEKKEQA, encoded by the coding sequence ATGCACTTTCCATTGCCTTGGCAGATAGTGCTTATACTTCTTGTAATCCTTGTTATATTTGGCGCATCAAAATTGCCCGAGTTCGGTAAGGGTCTGGGTGAAGGTATAAGGAACTTCAAGAAAGCCCTCTCAGGTGAAACAGAAGAGGAGAAAAAGCCAGAGAAAAAGGAGCAGGCATGA
- a CDS encoding twin-arginine translocase TatA/TatE family subunit produces the protein MIPQFSFTEILLILVVVMILFGASRLPEIGRSLGEGIRNFKKAFSGEEEKVKEVKGQEVKEGDKS, from the coding sequence ATGATACCACAGTTTTCTTTCACAGAGATTCTTCTTATACTGGTTGTAGTTATGATTCTGTTCGGAGCAAGCAGGCTTCCAGAGATAGGAAGGTCCCTCGGTGAAGGCATAAGAAACTTCAAAAAAGCATTCTCAGGTGAGGAAGAGAAGGTAAAGGAAGTTAAAGGTCAAGAAGTGAAAGAAGGAGACAAATCTTAA
- the nusB gene encoding transcription antitermination factor NusB, translating into MIYKPKARKDAFLVLYQWDMKGEPIESLVEEYISANRINISDQRRYIRKLVRTYMNNSTDIDKLIAELSEKWDIDRVGYIERNLLRIAFAEFLYIGVKNPKLTVYDYVKLAQKYAGKKSAKFINGILGRLVREKLGEA; encoded by the coding sequence ATGATATACAAACCTAAAGCGAGAAAGGATGCCTTTTTAGTCCTCTACCAGTGGGATATGAAGGGAGAGCCAATAGAATCTTTGGTGGAGGAATACATATCCGCAAACCGTATAAACATCTCAGACCAAAGAAGATATATAAGAAAATTGGTTAGAACATACATGAATAATTCCACAGACATTGACAAGCTCATAGCGGAGCTTTCGGAAAAGTGGGACATAGACAGGGTAGGCTACATAGAGAGAAACTTACTTAGGATAGCCTTTGCAGAGTTTTTGTATATAGGTGTAAAAAATCCAAAGCTTACCGTATATGACTATGTAAAATTGGCACAAAAATATGCAGGCAAAAAATCCGCAAAGTTTATAAATGGTATATTGGGAAGGTTAGTAAGGGAAAAACTCGGTGAGGCTTAA
- the ribH gene encoding 6,7-dimethyl-8-ribityllumazine synthase — protein MHKYEGLLKAEGFSFGIVASRFNHLLVDRLIEGAIDCILRHGGSEENIHLVRVPGSWELPIAVKELINKKKVDGVVALGVLIRGQTPHFDYIASEVAKGLAMVSLETGKPVSFGVITADTLEQAIERAGTKQGNKGWESALALIEMVNLLRSLE, from the coding sequence ATGCACAAGTATGAAGGTCTTTTAAAGGCGGAAGGTTTTAGCTTTGGTATAGTGGCAAGCAGGTTTAACCATCTTCTTGTGGATAGACTTATAGAGGGAGCTATAGATTGCATACTCAGACACGGAGGAAGCGAAGAAAACATACATCTTGTAAGAGTCCCGGGCTCTTGGGAACTTCCAATTGCGGTAAAGGAGCTCATAAACAAAAAGAAGGTGGACGGTGTTGTTGCACTTGGAGTCCTCATAAGAGGACAGACCCCGCACTTTGATTACATAGCCAGCGAAGTTGCAAAAGGTCTTGCCATGGTAAGTCTTGAGACGGGCAAGCCTGTTAGCTTTGGTGTGATAACCGCAGACACCTTAGAGCAAGCCATTGAAAGGGCTGGGACAAAGCAAGGCAATAAGGGCTGGGAGTCCGCATTAGCCCTTATAGAGATGGTAAACCTTCTGAGAAGTCTTGAATGA
- the panC gene encoding pantoate--beta-alanine ligase, with protein sequence MPTLFRKPREIRNYLKSVRCDSKQSIGFVPTMGYLHEGHRRLIRESKIQNDITVVSIYVNPLQFGQGEDYERYPRDLERDISICAEEGVDVVFAPSDEDMYPEKPLINIEIKGLTDILEGKFRPGHFNGVCTVVLKLFNIIQPDRAYFGEKDYQQLKVVQRLVEDLSLPVEIVPVPTVRDPDGLALSSRNTYLSPEERESALSLYRSFLLAEKLFKSGNTDANLLKEAIREFILKHPHVKGIDYVEITDQDLKPVSEVKIGDRILLAVWVGSTRLIDNWRLGDAQV encoded by the coding sequence ATGCCTACACTTTTTAGAAAGCCAAGGGAGATAAGGAATTATCTGAAGTCTGTAAGGTGTGACAGCAAGCAGAGTATAGGCTTTGTCCCCACTATGGGCTACCTTCACGAGGGACACAGAAGGCTCATAAGGGAATCAAAGATACAAAACGATATAACGGTGGTAAGCATATATGTAAATCCCCTTCAGTTTGGTCAAGGAGAAGACTACGAAAGATATCCCAGAGACTTAGAAAGGGACATAAGCATATGTGCGGAAGAGGGTGTGGATGTGGTTTTTGCTCCCTCCGATGAGGATATGTATCCAGAAAAGCCTCTAATAAACATTGAGATTAAGGGACTAACGGACATACTGGAGGGTAAATTTAGACCAGGGCACTTTAACGGCGTGTGCACCGTAGTGCTTAAGCTCTTTAATATCATCCAGCCAGACAGGGCATACTTTGGAGAGAAGGACTATCAACAACTCAAAGTGGTTCAAAGGCTTGTAGAGGACTTGAGTTTGCCTGTGGAAATCGTGCCAGTTCCCACAGTTAGAGACCCAGACGGGCTTGCTCTTAGTTCAAGAAACACATACCTTTCCCCCGAAGAGAGAGAGTCCGCTCTTTCCCTCTATAGGTCTTTTCTCCTTGCGGAAAAACTTTTTAAGAGTGGCAACACCGATGCAAACCTTCTAAAAGAAGCTATAAGGGAGTTTATACTAAAGCATCCACACGTAAAGGGGATAGATTATGTGGAGATAACCGACCAAGACCTAAAACCTGTTAGCGAAGTAAAGATAGGTGATAGAATTCTTCTTGCGGTGTGGGTAGGTAGCACAAGGCTTATAGACAATTGGAGGTTAGGTGATGCACAAGTATGA
- the rfaE2 gene encoding D-glycero-beta-D-manno-heptose 1-phosphate adenylyltransferase codes for MILSLEELLRVLEPLREEKRIVFTNGCFDIIHAGHAHYLSKAKSFGDILVVGLNSDSSIRKIKGPKRPIIPQHMRAYLLDSLKPVDYVVIFEEDTPIELIRAIRPHVLVKGADWQVENIVGADFVLSYGGKVERVEFEFDISTSKIIERILDLYREEER; via the coding sequence ATGATTCTTAGTCTTGAGGAGCTTTTAAGGGTTCTTGAGCCTCTTAGAGAGGAAAAGAGAATAGTCTTTACTAACGGATGCTTTGACATAATCCATGCGGGACACGCTCATTACCTTTCAAAGGCTAAGAGCTTTGGTGATATATTGGTGGTGGGTTTAAACTCTGACAGCTCCATAAGGAAAATAAAGGGTCCAAAAAGACCTATAATACCCCAACATATGAGGGCTTACTTGCTTGATAGTCTCAAGCCAGTAGACTATGTGGTTATCTTTGAAGAAGACACACCCATAGAACTCATAAGGGCTATAAGACCCCATGTGCTTGTAAAGGGTGCGGACTGGCAGGTGGAAAATATAGTGGGTGCGGACTTTGTGCTATCTTATGGTGGGAAGGTGGAGAGGGTTGAGTTTGAGTTTGACATTTCTACCTCTAAGATAATTGAGAGGATATTAGACCTCTACAGAGAAGAGGAAAGGTGA
- the glgA gene encoding glycogen synthase GlgA yields the protein MKIVFVASESSAFVKAGGLGDVVHSLAKALIRLGHTLYVIMPRYSKVKVEPKNVSKGKIFFNNHWVEFGILEEIKDHVRYYFLDYPEYYQREHIYSTPKGEYEDNPLRFGFLSLASLEVIKSLQLNPDIIHLHDWHTGLVPLYKKIHYPELDPIPTVFTIHNALHQGIYDPHFLPLLNLPWELYHPFTGIEFYGRINFLKAGIAFCDVLTTVSPSYAEELKQYAYGLEGLIREKKYFFGILNGIDYEVWNPETDKFIKYHYSQKTFRRGKSRNKKHLKETFGLKTPNDRPLVGMVSRLTAQKGLDLVQGIICEAVREGFDFVFLGSGEEKYQDMLIEFMKKHPESVRVRIEYNEELAHKIFAGADMFLMPSLFEPCGISQMIAMRYGTVPIVRSTGGLKDTVVDFVENPHEGNGFTFEEYSSKDLMHALLKARVYYDMHTCDHSKEWQEIIKRCMEKDFSWEKSAREYERIYSTAIMLRKYDS from the coding sequence ATGAAAATAGTGTTTGTTGCCTCGGAAAGTTCCGCCTTCGTGAAGGCAGGGGGTCTTGGAGATGTGGTTCACTCCCTTGCAAAGGCACTTATAAGGCTTGGACACACCCTTTATGTGATAATGCCAAGATACTCAAAGGTCAAGGTAGAGCCCAAAAATGTCTCAAAGGGAAAGATATTTTTCAACAACCATTGGGTAGAGTTTGGAATACTTGAAGAGATAAAAGACCATGTGAGATATTACTTTTTGGACTATCCTGAATATTATCAAAGGGAACACATATACTCAACCCCGAAGGGTGAATATGAAGACAACCCCCTTAGGTTTGGCTTTCTCTCCTTGGCAAGCCTTGAAGTCATAAAGAGCCTGCAACTGAACCCCGACATTATACATTTACACGACTGGCATACGGGACTTGTCCCCCTGTATAAGAAAATACACTATCCAGAGTTAGATCCTATCCCCACTGTGTTTACCATACACAACGCCCTCCACCAAGGCATATACGACCCACACTTCTTGCCCCTTTTGAACCTACCTTGGGAGCTTTACCATCCTTTTACAGGCATTGAGTTCTATGGAAGGATAAACTTTCTAAAGGCTGGTATAGCCTTTTGTGATGTTTTGACTACTGTAAGCCCCTCCTATGCGGAGGAGCTAAAGCAATACGCTTATGGGCTTGAGGGTCTTATAAGGGAGAAAAAATACTTCTTTGGTATCTTAAACGGCATAGACTACGAGGTTTGGAACCCCGAAACTGATAAGTTTATAAAATACCACTACAGTCAGAAAACCTTTCGTAGGGGTAAATCGCGCAACAAAAAGCATTTAAAAGAGACCTTTGGACTTAAAACTCCTAATGATAGACCTCTTGTTGGAATGGTCTCAAGGCTTACCGCACAGAAGGGTCTTGACCTCGTTCAAGGTATAATATGCGAAGCGGTTAGAGAAGGGTTTGACTTTGTCTTTCTGGGTTCTGGTGAGGAAAAGTATCAGGATATGCTAATAGAGTTCATGAAAAAACATCCAGAAAGTGTAAGAGTGAGGATAGAATACAACGAGGAGCTCGCTCACAAGATATTCGCAGGTGCGGATATGTTTCTAATGCCCTCTTTGTTTGAACCCTGTGGCATATCTCAGATGATAGCCATGAGGTATGGCACTGTGCCTATAGTGAGGTCAACAGGAGGTCTAAAAGACACGGTGGTGGACTTTGTGGAAAACCCACACGAAGGAAACGGCTTTACCTTTGAAGAATACTCAAGCAAAGACCTTATGCATGCCCTTTTAAAGGCAAGAGTCTACTACGATATGCATACCTGCGACCACTCAAAGGAATGGCAGGAGATAATAAAAAGATGCATGGAAAAGGATTTTTCTTGGGAGAAGAGTGCCAGGGAATACGAAAGGATATATTCTACCGCTATAATGCTAAGGAAATATGATTCTTAG
- the nadC gene encoding carboxylating nicotinate-nucleotide diphosphorylase, giving the protein MVDNFLLRFLEEDLGRGDITTEGVFRGERARGVIRAKEGGVLAGIDFALRVFQLLGEIKLIYAMKDGEEFSKGDEILVIEAPANLLLMGERVALNLLQRLSGIATLTREFVKALEGTGVRILDTRKTTPGMRYFEKYAVRVGGGLNHRYALYDMVLIKDNHKAIAGSITEAVKRVRERISPVYKIEVEVENLQELQEALQCGVDMVLLDNFSPEEVRKAVALTKDRVMVEVSGNINLQNIKDYAIEGVHFISSGAITHSARWLDLSMRLFRI; this is encoded by the coding sequence ATGGTAGATAACTTCTTGTTAAGATTCCTTGAAGAGGACCTGGGACGGGGAGATATAACCACAGAAGGCGTATTTAGAGGTGAGAGGGCAAGGGGGGTCATAAGGGCAAAGGAAGGTGGAGTCCTTGCTGGAATAGACTTTGCTCTTAGGGTGTTTCAGCTCTTGGGGGAAATAAAGCTAATATATGCAATGAAGGATGGGGAAGAGTTTTCTAAGGGGGATGAAATTTTGGTAATAGAAGCTCCTGCCAACTTGCTTTTGATGGGTGAGAGGGTAGCTCTTAATCTTTTACAGAGACTGAGCGGGATAGCAACTTTAACGCGGGAGTTTGTTAAAGCTCTTGAGGGAACTGGAGTAAGAATACTTGACACAAGGAAAACTACGCCCGGTATGAGATACTTTGAAAAATACGCAGTGAGGGTAGGTGGTGGTCTTAATCACAGGTATGCCCTTTACGATATGGTGTTAATAAAGGACAATCATAAAGCCATAGCGGGTAGTATAACAGAAGCGGTCAAAAGGGTTAGAGAAAGGATAAGTCCAGTCTACAAAATTGAGGTGGAGGTGGAAAATCTCCAAGAGCTCCAAGAGGCTCTGCAGTGTGGTGTTGATATGGTATTGCTTGATAATTTTAGTCCAGAGGAAGTAAGAAAAGCGGTAGCCTTAACAAAGGACAGAGTTATGGTGGAAGTATCTGGGAATATAAACCTTCAAAACATAAAGGACTATGCCATAGAAGGCGTTCACTTTATATCAAGCGGTGCAATAACCCACTCCGCCAGATGGCTTGACTTGAGCATGAGGCTTTTTAGAATATAA